From Abyssibius alkaniclasticus:
TTTCGCACGATGGAACTTATCATCGGCACGATGGTTGCGATCATTGCGCTTTCCTATCTTGTCGAACTGGTGATCGCGCCGGTCGATTGGGGCGCGGCGGCAACGGGCCTTGTTACCCCGGCTTTGCCCGATGGCGCGGCACTCACGATTGCGGTGGGCATTATCGGTGCCACCGTCATGCCGCACGCGATTTTCCTGCATTCCGGCCTGACACAAAGCCGCGCCACAATTCGCAACGAAGGCGAGCGCCGCCGCATCCTGCGGTTTTCCAATATCGAGGTCGTCGTGGCGCTGGCGATTGCCGGCATGGTCAACATGGCAATGGTGATCATGGCGGCCAGTGCGTTCAACCAGGGCAATAGCGGCGTTGCCGAAATCGAAACGGCCTATTACCTGCTGACGCCGCTGCTTGGCTCGGCGGCGGCGGCTGTGTTTCTGGTCTCGCTGATCACGTCGGGCATCTCAAGCTCGGTCGTCGGCACGATGGCGGGGCAGATGATCATGCAGGGGTTCTTGCATTTTCAGGTGCCGATCTGGCTGCGCCGACTGGTCACCATGCTGCCCGCCTTCGGCGTGGTCGCGCTGGGCTATAACGCAACCGATGCTCTGGTCATGTCACAGGTTGTGCTGTCCATCGCTTTGCCGGTTCCAATGATCGCCCTGATTATCTTCACATCCAGACGGGATGTCATGGGGTCTTATGTGACAGGTCCGTTCGTCAGGGCGCTGTCATTCGCCGGGGCGACTGCCGTTCTTGGCCTTAATTTCGTTCTTCTCGCGGCAACATTCGGCCTGCCGATCCCGTTTTTGCAAGGATAACCGGCACGGCAATCGCACAGGTGATGCGCATTGAAGCACCGGTTTGGAAGGCCGGGGCGGCACCGCCAGCGCAAAACCTGGGCGAATTGAAAATTTGGCTGCGCTTCCCCATATGATGAGCGGGAGGCCGTATG
This genomic window contains:
- a CDS encoding Nramp family divalent metal transporter; translated protein: MISTERTRQGMADVLSGQRRGLFSRFLFVGPAVIASIAYMDPGNYATNIQAGAGYGYQLLWVVLMANLIAMLFQGLSARLGIVTGKNLAEISRDNFPRPVVWGMWAVSEVAAMATDLAEFLGGAIGLSLLFGLPLIWGMAVTAIVTYGILIFERHGFRTMELIIGTMVAIIALSYLVELVIAPVDWGAAATGLVTPALPDGAALTIAVGIIGATVMPHAIFLHSGLTQSRATIRNEGERRRILRFSNIEVVVALAIAGMVNMAMVIMAASAFNQGNSGVAEIETAYYLLTPLLGSAAAAVFLVSLITSGISSSVVGTMAGQMIMQGFLHFQVPIWLRRLVTMLPAFGVVALGYNATDALVMSQVVLSIALPVPMIALIIFTSRRDVMGSYVTGPFVRALSFAGATAVLGLNFVLLAATFGLPIPFLQG